The region GCCGTCCTTAACCATCTGCGCGAGATGATCGAGTGTGACGTAGCTACTCGTCGCCGTGTTGTAGAGGCGACGGTTCGCATACTTCTTGATGACGACGGTGTCGTCGGTATGTTTGTCGTCGTTGTGCGCCATGGTTACGGTCACCCGCAAATGTCCCGGAACTCATTATGACGCCAATGCTGCATTGCGAACAGACTTTGTTGCACTGCGGCGAAACGTCGGGTCGCAGGGAAACTGGTCGCCTGCCCACAAAAGCCTGCTACCCTCACGCCCATGAGCGATCAGGACGATCTCAGGAAGCTGGCCAGCGACTTCGTCGATCTGTGGCGGGAACATCTGGCGCAGCAGGCGTCCGATCCGGCCCTAGCGCAGTGGGCCGAGGTTTGGCTGAAGGGGCTGGGCAGAGGCATGGCCGGTGAGACAGGGTCCGCGCCCGCTGGCGTTTCATCTGACGAGTTCGGCCACCGCCTTGATGAGTTCGCCGCTCGCCTTGCCCGCTGCGAGCAGCGGCTTGATGTCCTGGAGGCCAAGTTCAGGAAACCCTGACCCAAAGAGCCCGGCGGCCGCCGTGGACCTGATCCGGATCGCGAATGCTGTGGACGATACTGACGCGCTCTGCCGCGCTGTTGTTGCGGAAGCGACCGGGCGGCTCTCCGCGTTCGTCACCGGTATCCGCGCCTATCGCGCGCATGGCTACCAACGTCGGCCCTCCGAGACGTCGACGATCTGGGCCAGCGGGTCGAGCCACCTGCTTGATTATGGCGGCACTGGACGCCCCGTGCTGCTTGTGCCCTCGCTCATCAACCGCGCCTATATCCTCGACCTCAGGCCGGGCGCCAGTTTCTGTGCCTGGCTCAGGGACAACGATCTGCGCCCCCTCCTGCTGGATTGGGGCGATCCCGGTGCGGATGAACATCCCTTCGATCTCGAGGCCTACATATCAGCCCGCCTCGCACCGGCACTTGCGGCTGCGGCCGCGGTGGCGGAAGCGCCCGTACCCGTGCTGGGCTACTGCATGGGCGGGCTGCTCGCGCTCGCCGGCGCGCTTGCCGCGCCCGAGATGGTGGCAAGCCTGGCGTTGCTCGCGACACCATGGGACTTCCATGCCGATCGCGCGGGACAGACTGGCATCCTCGCAACGGTCGCCGCGCTCCCCCATGCGCCCGGCACGCCGCCACTGCCGGTCGACATCATCCAGACGCTGTTTGCCTCGCTCCAGCCCATGCTGATCGAAGCCAAGTTCCGCCGTTTCGCATTGATGGACCCGGAGAGCGCAGAAGCCGAAGCGTTCGTCGCCTTGGAGGACTGGCTCAACGACGGCGTTGCGCTTGCCGCACCGACCGCGCGCGACTGCCTGGTAGGCTGGTATCGCGATAACGACCCCGCCGAGGGCCGCTGGCGCGTCGGGGGTGAAACCGTCGATCCCGCCCGGCTGGCGTGCCCAGCGTTCATCGCCCTGCCGACCCGGGACCGGATCGTGCCGCCGGCCTCTGCCTCAGCCTTGGCCAAAGCCATCCCCCATGTCGAAGTGATCGAACCGCGTGCCGGACATATCGGCATGATGGTCGGGCGCCACGCCGAAGGTGCGCTGTGGGAGCCTTTGGGCGCCTGGCTCAACGATGTCTGAACGGACCCTTGCAACCGACCGTCTGGAGCTCTGGATCGCGCAACACGAAACCCGGGGCTACGGCAAGTGGAAGATCCTCACCAAGGACGGCCGGCTCGCCGGCCGCGCCGGTGTGTTCGATGAGGAGGAACTGGACGCTGTCGAGCTCGGCTTCACGATCCACCCGGAGTTTCAGGGTCGGGGCTTCGCCACCGAAATTGCATCCGCCATCGCCGCCTGGACCTTCGCCCATTTCCCGATCGCCCGCCTCGTCGCCTTCTCCCACCCAGACAACATATCCAGACAGCGCGTGCTGAAAAAGATCGGCATGACCTTCACCCACAAAGGCGGGATGGACGACCGGCCATGGCGGTTCTACGAGTCCAACACACCACCGTCCTTCGCACTCGCACAATGAATTTTGCACCTGCGAAATGAATCGGTTTGCCCTATAAGTCGATCCATTCATCCCTGATTCGGAGACATCACCATGACCGAGATTGTGATCGCCAGTGCGGCGCGTACCCCCGTGGGATCCTTCAACGGTGGTCTTTCGAGCCTTGCGGCCCACAAGCTGGGCGAAGTCGCCATCACGGGCGCCATGGAGCGCGCCGGGGTCGATCCGAGCGAGGTCGACGAGGTCGTCATGGGCCAGATCCTGCAGGCGGGGGAAGGCCAGAACCCGGCCCGCCAAGCCTCGATCGGCGCTGGTATCCCTGTCGAGAGCCCGGCCTGGTCGCTCAACCAGCTCTGCGGTTCGGGTCTTCGCGCCGTCGCCGTGGGTTACCAGCAGATCATGCAGGGCGATGCAAACATCGTCATCGCCGGCGGCCAAGAGAGCATGAGCCAGGCGCCGCACTGTGTGCATATGCGCAACGGCACCAAGATGGGCCCGGCCCCGATGATCGACACCATGATCGTCGACGGCCTGTGGGACGCCTTCAACGGTTACCACATGGGCAACACCGCCGAAAACGTCGCCAAGCAGTGGCAGATCACCCGCGACGAGCAGGATATCTTCGCGGTCACCAGTCAGAACCGCGCCGAGGCCGCCCAGAAGGCCGGCAAGTTCAAGGACGAGATCGTTCCGGTCACAATCAAGGGCCGCAAGGGCAACACCGTCGTCGAGGACGACGAATACATCCGCTATGGTGCGGATCTCGAAAGCCTCGCCAAGCTGCGCCCGGCCTTCGACCGCGAGAACGGCACGGTGACCGCCGGCAACGCCTCGGGCATCAACGACGGCGCCGCGGCGACCGTGCTGATGACCGCTGAGGAAGCCGCCAAGCGCGGCATCACGCCGATGGCCCGGATCGTCTCTTGGGCGCATGCCGGCGTCGATCCCTCGATCATGGGCACGGGCCCGATCCCCGCGTCCCGCAAGGCGCTCGAGAAGGCCGGCTGGACAGTCGGCGATCTCGACCTGATCGAAGCCAACGAGGCCTTCGCCGCGCAGGCCTGCGCGGTCAACAAGGACCTCGGCCTCGACCCGGAGAAGGTCAACGTGAACGGCGGCGCCATCGCCATCGGTCACCCGATCGGCGCCTCGGGTGCGCGTGTGCTCAACACCCTGTTGTTCGAGATGCAGAAGCGCGAAGCCAAGCGCGGCATTGCCACGCTCTGCATCGGCGGTGGAATGGGTGTCGCCATGTGCGTGGAGCGCTGAGCCTGTAAAGGAACGTCAGATTGCGACAGACCAAATGCAATGGCGAAATAGAGCGGCACGTTCAGCCCTAGGAGTTCGGCTGCTTCGCGGTTTTGCGCCACGGCGCGCATGATCCGCCCCGGGCGCGCATAGCGCAGGAAGAGCCCGATGCCCAACAGGATCGCCAGAACCAGCACCAGAAGAATGCCCTCGCTGGTGGCAAGGCTGATTTGACCCAGGGCGATCTCGCCCTCGCCCAGGGGCGGGATTTGTTTTGACCTTGGCCCCCAGATCAGGAGCAAGCCGTTTTCCAGAATGGCGGAGGCCGCCAGCGTGGTGATGACCGAGATCAGAACCACATCCGCGCGTCGCTCGAAGGGTTTGACCAGCAGGAAGTGCATCAAGACCCCCACCGCAAACATCACGGCAGAGGTCAACACGATGGCCGGAAACAGTGGCAGCCCCCAGGCCTCCGCACCTGAAAACTGCCAGGCGATGTATGCCCCAAGCGCAATGAACGTTCCATGCGCGAAGTTGAAGATGCCCAGAGTCGTCCAAACCAGCGACAACCCCGTCGCCATCAACGCATAAAGCGCGCCCAGAACGATGCCGCCCTGC is a window of Rhodospirillales bacterium DNA encoding:
- a CDS encoding alpha/beta hydrolase; this encodes MSSPLALPAASSGLMSWRPSSGNPDPKSPAAAVDLIRIANAVDDTDALCRAVVAEATGRLSAFVTGIRAYRAHGYQRRPSETSTIWASGSSHLLDYGGTGRPVLLVPSLINRAYILDLRPGASFCAWLRDNDLRPLLLDWGDPGADEHPFDLEAYISARLAPALAAAAAVAEAPVPVLGYCMGGLLALAGALAAPEMVASLALLATPWDFHADRAGQTGILATVAALPHAPGTPPLPVDIIQTLFASLQPMLIEAKFRRFALMDPESAEAEAFVALEDWLNDGVALAAPTARDCLVGWYRDNDPAEGRWRVGGETVDPARLACPAFIALPTRDRIVPPASASALAKAIPHVEVIEPRAGHIGMMVGRHAEGALWEPLGAWLNDV
- a CDS encoding GNAT family N-acetyltransferase — its product is MSERTLATDRLELWIAQHETRGYGKWKILTKDGRLAGRAGVFDEEELDAVELGFTIHPEFQGRGFATEIASAIAAWTFAHFPIARLVAFSHPDNISRQRVLKKIGMTFTHKGGMDDRPWRFYESNTPPSFALAQ
- a CDS encoding acetyl-CoA C-acetyltransferase — protein: MTEIVIASAARTPVGSFNGGLSSLAAHKLGEVAITGAMERAGVDPSEVDEVVMGQILQAGEGQNPARQASIGAGIPVESPAWSLNQLCGSGLRAVAVGYQQIMQGDANIVIAGGQESMSQAPHCVHMRNGTKMGPAPMIDTMIVDGLWDAFNGYHMGNTAENVAKQWQITRDEQDIFAVTSQNRAEAAQKAGKFKDEIVPVTIKGRKGNTVVEDDEYIRYGADLESLAKLRPAFDRENGTVTAGNASGINDGAAATVLMTAEEAAKRGITPMARIVSWAHAGVDPSIMGTGPIPASRKALEKAGWTVGDLDLIEANEAFAAQACAVNKDLGLDPEKVNVNGGAIAIGHPIGASGARVLNTLLFEMQKREAKRGIATLCIGGGMGVAMCVER